In the genome of Apodemus sylvaticus chromosome 2, mApoSyl1.1, whole genome shotgun sequence, one region contains:
- the LOC127677560 gene encoding polyadenylate-binding protein 4-like isoform X2, translating into MNAAASSYPMTSLYVGDLHPDVTEVMLYEKFSTVGPVQFIRVCRDMITYSSLGYAYVNFQNSADAERALDTMNFEEIKGKPMRIMWSERDSSLRKSGVGNVFIKNLDKSIDNQALYDTFSAFGNILSCKVVCDENSSKGHAFVHFDTQEAADQAIERLNGKILNDRKVFVGKFKSRQEREAELGTKAKEFTNVYIKNLGEEVDDGALKELFGQFGKTLSVKVMRDSSGKSKGFGFVSYEKHENANKAVEEMNGKEIGGKAIFVGRAQKKIQRQAELKRKFEQLKRERIRQYQGVNLYIKNLDDTIDDDRLRKEFSRFGSITSAKVMLERGRSKGFGFVCFSSPEEASKAVTQMNGRIVGSKPLYVALAQGKEERKAHLTSQYMQRLTGMRTLPANAILNPFCPAAGGYYVPEVPQAQGRPPYYMPNQLARMRPNKRGKRGRRPQGFQGMPRAPPQSGPRPALRHLAPTGKAPASGGLPPTAHRVGYQSGGVPTAVPTLAPPATVAATAPRAVAPHKDASSVRSPHPVIQPLQAPQPAVHVQRQEPLTASMLAAVPPEEQKQMLGDRLFPLIQTMRSKLAGKITGMLLELDNSELLRMLECPETLRAKVDEAVEVLKTHRAKTEAAQKVEAVAAATS; encoded by the exons atgaacGCTGCAGCCAGCAGCTACCCCATGACCTCCTTATACGTGGGCGATCTGCACCCGGACGTCACCGAAGTCATGCTGTATGAAAAGTTCAGCACTGTGGGGCCTGTGCAGTTCATCCGAGTCTGCCGCGACATGATCACCTACAGCTCTCTGGGTTATGCCTATGTCAACTTCCAGAACTCAGCTGACGCTGAGAGGGCCTTGGACACCATGAACTTTGAAGAGATTAAGGGAAAACCAATGCGCATCATGTGGTCTGAGAGGGATTCCTCTTTGAGAAAGTCTGGCGTGGGAAATGTCTTTATCAAGAACCTGGATAAGTCTATAGACAACCAGGCGCTGTACGACACTTTCTCTGCCTTTGGGAACATCCTGTCCTGTAAGGTGGTTTGTGATGAGAACAGCTCTAAGGGCCATGCCTTTGTCCACTTCGATACCCAAGAGGCGGCGGACCAGGCCATTGAGAGGCTGAACGGCAAGATTCTCAATGACCGCAAAGTGTTCGTGGGCAAATTCAAGTCTCGCCAAGAGCGGGAAGCCGAGCTTGGCACAAAGGCCAAGGAATTCACCAACGTTTacatcaaaaacttaggagaagaGGTGGATGATGGGGCGCTGAAAGAGCTCTTCGGCCAGTTTGGTAAGACCCTAAGTGTCAAGGTGATGAGAGACTCGAGTGGCAAGTCCAAAGGCTTTGGCTTTGTAAGTTATGAGAAACACGAGAACGCCAACAAGGCTGTggaagaaatgaatggaaaagaaataGGTGGGAAAGCCATATTCGTAGGCCGCGCGCAGAAAAAAATACAACGTCAGGCTGAACTAAAACGGAAATTCGAGCAGCTGAAGCGGGAGAGGATTAGACAGTACCAAGGAGTGAATCTCTACATTAAGAACTTGGATGACACCATTGATGATGACAGACTAAGGAAAGAGTTTTCTCGGTTTGGATCCATCACCAGTGCGAAGGTGATGctagaaagaggaagaagcaaaGGGTTTGGCTTTGTCTGTTTCTCCTCTCCTGAAGAGGCAAGCAAAGCTGTCACCCAGATGAACGGACGCATTGTGGGCTCCAAGCCGCTGTATGTCGCCCTGGCCCAGGGGAAGGAAGAGCGGAAGGCTCACCTGACTAGCCAGTATATGCAGCGCTTGACTGGGATGAGAACACTCCCTGCCAACGCCATCTTAAATCCATTTTGTCCTGCAGCTGGTGGCTATTATGTGCCCGAAGTTCCACAGGCGCAGGGAAGACCTCCATATTACATGCCTAACCAGTTAGCACGGATGAGGCCTAATAAACGGGGGAAGCGAGGCAGGAGGCCTCAAGGCTTCCAAGGAATGCCAAGGGCTCCGCCGCAGTCTGGGCCTCGTCCAGCTCTTCGACATCTGGCTCCAACTGGTAAAGCTCCGGCCTCTGGTGGCCTTCCTCCTACCGCTCACAGAGTCGG CTACCAGTCTGGAGGCGTCCCTACAGCCGTGCCAACCCTTGCACCTCCCGCTACAGTTGCTGCCACTGCTCCCAGGGCTGTGGCTCCACACAAGGATGCCTCCAGTGTCCGCAGCCCTCACCCTGTCATTCAGCCGCTGCAGGCCCCCCAGCCTGCAGTCCATGTCCAGCGTCAGGAGCCCCTGACTGCCTCCATGCTGGCCGCAGTGCCCCCCGaggaacagaagcagatgctGGGGGACCGTTTGTTTCCCCTGATCCAAACAATGCGTTCAAAGCTGGCAGGAAAAATTACCGGGATGCTGCTGGAACTCGACAACTCGGAGCTGCTGCGCATGCTCGAGTGCCCCGAGACCCTCCGTGCCAAGGTGGATGAAGCTGTGGAGGTCCTGAAGACTCATCGTGCCAAGACAGAAGCTGCCCAGAAGGTGGaggctgttgctgctgctaccTCTTAG
- the LOC127677560 gene encoding polyadenylate-binding protein 4-like isoform X3 has translation MNAAASSYPMTSLYVGDLHPDVTEVMLYEKFSTVGPVQFIRVCRDMITYSSLGYAYVNFQNSADAERALDTMNFEEIKGKPMRIMWSERDSSLRKSGVGNVFIKNLDKSIDNQALYDTFSAFGNILSCKVVCDENSSKGHAFVHFDTQEAADQAIERLNGKILNDRKVFVGKFKSRQEREAELGTKAKEFTNVYIKNLGEEVDDGALKELFGQFGKTLSVKVMRDSSGKSKGFGFVSYEKHENANKAVEEMNGKEIGGKAIFVGRAQKKIQRQAELKRKFEQLKRERIRQYQGVNLYIKNLDDTIDDDRLRKEFSRFGSITSAKVMLERGRSKGFGFVCFSSPEEASKAVTQMNGRIVGSKPLYVALAQGKEERKAHLTSQYMQRLTGMRTLPANAILNPFCPAAGGYYVPEVPQAQGRPPYYMPNQLARMRPNKRGKRGRRPQGFQGMPRAPPQSGPRPALRHLAPTGVPTAVPTLAPPATVAATAPRAVAPHKDASSVRSPHPVIQPLQAPQPAVHVQRQEPLTASMLAAVPPEEQKQMLGDRLFPLIQTMRSKLAGKITGMLLELDNSELLRMLECPETLRAKVDEAVEVLKTHRAKTEAAQKVEAVAAATS, from the exons atgaacGCTGCAGCCAGCAGCTACCCCATGACCTCCTTATACGTGGGCGATCTGCACCCGGACGTCACCGAAGTCATGCTGTATGAAAAGTTCAGCACTGTGGGGCCTGTGCAGTTCATCCGAGTCTGCCGCGACATGATCACCTACAGCTCTCTGGGTTATGCCTATGTCAACTTCCAGAACTCAGCTGACGCTGAGAGGGCCTTGGACACCATGAACTTTGAAGAGATTAAGGGAAAACCAATGCGCATCATGTGGTCTGAGAGGGATTCCTCTTTGAGAAAGTCTGGCGTGGGAAATGTCTTTATCAAGAACCTGGATAAGTCTATAGACAACCAGGCGCTGTACGACACTTTCTCTGCCTTTGGGAACATCCTGTCCTGTAAGGTGGTTTGTGATGAGAACAGCTCTAAGGGCCATGCCTTTGTCCACTTCGATACCCAAGAGGCGGCGGACCAGGCCATTGAGAGGCTGAACGGCAAGATTCTCAATGACCGCAAAGTGTTCGTGGGCAAATTCAAGTCTCGCCAAGAGCGGGAAGCCGAGCTTGGCACAAAGGCCAAGGAATTCACCAACGTTTacatcaaaaacttaggagaagaGGTGGATGATGGGGCGCTGAAAGAGCTCTTCGGCCAGTTTGGTAAGACCCTAAGTGTCAAGGTGATGAGAGACTCGAGTGGCAAGTCCAAAGGCTTTGGCTTTGTAAGTTATGAGAAACACGAGAACGCCAACAAGGCTGTggaagaaatgaatggaaaagaaataGGTGGGAAAGCCATATTCGTAGGCCGCGCGCAGAAAAAAATACAACGTCAGGCTGAACTAAAACGGAAATTCGAGCAGCTGAAGCGGGAGAGGATTAGACAGTACCAAGGAGTGAATCTCTACATTAAGAACTTGGATGACACCATTGATGATGACAGACTAAGGAAAGAGTTTTCTCGGTTTGGATCCATCACCAGTGCGAAGGTGATGctagaaagaggaagaagcaaaGGGTTTGGCTTTGTCTGTTTCTCCTCTCCTGAAGAGGCAAGCAAAGCTGTCACCCAGATGAACGGACGCATTGTGGGCTCCAAGCCGCTGTATGTCGCCCTGGCCCAGGGGAAGGAAGAGCGGAAGGCTCACCTGACTAGCCAGTATATGCAGCGCTTGACTGGGATGAGAACACTCCCTGCCAACGCCATCTTAAATCCATTTTGTCCTGCAGCTGGTGGCTATTATGTGCCCGAAGTTCCACAGGCGCAGGGAAGACCTCCATATTACATGCCTAACCAGTTAGCACGGATGAGGCCTAATAAACGGGGGAAGCGAGGCAGGAGGCCTCAAGGCTTCCAAGGAATGCCAAGGGCTCCGCCGCAGTCTGGGCCTCGTCCAGCTCTTCGACATCTGGCTCCAACTG GCGTCCCTACAGCCGTGCCAACCCTTGCACCTCCCGCTACAGTTGCTGCCACTGCTCCCAGGGCTGTGGCTCCACACAAGGATGCCTCCAGTGTCCGCAGCCCTCACCCTGTCATTCAGCCGCTGCAGGCCCCCCAGCCTGCAGTCCATGTCCAGCGTCAGGAGCCCCTGACTGCCTCCATGCTGGCCGCAGTGCCCCCCGaggaacagaagcagatgctGGGGGACCGTTTGTTTCCCCTGATCCAAACAATGCGTTCAAAGCTGGCAGGAAAAATTACCGGGATGCTGCTGGAACTCGACAACTCGGAGCTGCTGCGCATGCTCGAGTGCCCCGAGACCCTCCGTGCCAAGGTGGATGAAGCTGTGGAGGTCCTGAAGACTCATCGTGCCAAGACAGAAGCTGCCCAGAAGGTGGaggctgttgctgctgctaccTCTTAG
- the LOC127677560 gene encoding polyadenylate-binding protein 4-like isoform X1, whose translation MNAAASSYPMTSLYVGDLHPDVTEVMLYEKFSTVGPVQFIRVCRDMITYSSLGYAYVNFQNSADAERALDTMNFEEIKGKPMRIMWSERDSSLRKSGVGNVFIKNLDKSIDNQALYDTFSAFGNILSCKVVCDENSSKGHAFVHFDTQEAADQAIERLNGKILNDRKVFVGKFKSRQEREAELGTKAKEFTNVYIKNLGEEVDDGALKELFGQFGKTLSVKVMRDSSGKSKGFGFVSYEKHENANKAVEEMNGKEIGGKAIFVGRAQKKIQRQAELKRKFEQLKRERIRQYQGVNLYIKNLDDTIDDDRLRKEFSRFGSITSAKVMLERGRSKGFGFVCFSSPEEASKAVTQMNGRIVGSKPLYVALAQGKEERKAHLTSQYMQRLTGMRTLPANAILNPFCPAAGGYYVPEVPQAQGRPPYYMPNQLARMRPNKRGKRGRRPQGFQGMPRAPPQSGPRPALRHLAPTGKAPASGGLPPTAHRVGSKSLNSLAMGFGGAGAAQQGLADSYQSGGVPTAVPTLAPPATVAATAPRAVAPHKDASSVRSPHPVIQPLQAPQPAVHVQRQEPLTASMLAAVPPEEQKQMLGDRLFPLIQTMRSKLAGKITGMLLELDNSELLRMLECPETLRAKVDEAVEVLKTHRAKTEAAQKVEAVAAATS comes from the coding sequence atgaacGCTGCAGCCAGCAGCTACCCCATGACCTCCTTATACGTGGGCGATCTGCACCCGGACGTCACCGAAGTCATGCTGTATGAAAAGTTCAGCACTGTGGGGCCTGTGCAGTTCATCCGAGTCTGCCGCGACATGATCACCTACAGCTCTCTGGGTTATGCCTATGTCAACTTCCAGAACTCAGCTGACGCTGAGAGGGCCTTGGACACCATGAACTTTGAAGAGATTAAGGGAAAACCAATGCGCATCATGTGGTCTGAGAGGGATTCCTCTTTGAGAAAGTCTGGCGTGGGAAATGTCTTTATCAAGAACCTGGATAAGTCTATAGACAACCAGGCGCTGTACGACACTTTCTCTGCCTTTGGGAACATCCTGTCCTGTAAGGTGGTTTGTGATGAGAACAGCTCTAAGGGCCATGCCTTTGTCCACTTCGATACCCAAGAGGCGGCGGACCAGGCCATTGAGAGGCTGAACGGCAAGATTCTCAATGACCGCAAAGTGTTCGTGGGCAAATTCAAGTCTCGCCAAGAGCGGGAAGCCGAGCTTGGCACAAAGGCCAAGGAATTCACCAACGTTTacatcaaaaacttaggagaagaGGTGGATGATGGGGCGCTGAAAGAGCTCTTCGGCCAGTTTGGTAAGACCCTAAGTGTCAAGGTGATGAGAGACTCGAGTGGCAAGTCCAAAGGCTTTGGCTTTGTAAGTTATGAGAAACACGAGAACGCCAACAAGGCTGTggaagaaatgaatggaaaagaaataGGTGGGAAAGCCATATTCGTAGGCCGCGCGCAGAAAAAAATACAACGTCAGGCTGAACTAAAACGGAAATTCGAGCAGCTGAAGCGGGAGAGGATTAGACAGTACCAAGGAGTGAATCTCTACATTAAGAACTTGGATGACACCATTGATGATGACAGACTAAGGAAAGAGTTTTCTCGGTTTGGATCCATCACCAGTGCGAAGGTGATGctagaaagaggaagaagcaaaGGGTTTGGCTTTGTCTGTTTCTCCTCTCCTGAAGAGGCAAGCAAAGCTGTCACCCAGATGAACGGACGCATTGTGGGCTCCAAGCCGCTGTATGTCGCCCTGGCCCAGGGGAAGGAAGAGCGGAAGGCTCACCTGACTAGCCAGTATATGCAGCGCTTGACTGGGATGAGAACACTCCCTGCCAACGCCATCTTAAATCCATTTTGTCCTGCAGCTGGTGGCTATTATGTGCCCGAAGTTCCACAGGCGCAGGGAAGACCTCCATATTACATGCCTAACCAGTTAGCACGGATGAGGCCTAATAAACGGGGGAAGCGAGGCAGGAGGCCTCAAGGCTTCCAAGGAATGCCAAGGGCTCCGCCGCAGTCTGGGCCTCGTCCAGCTCTTCGACATCTGGCTCCAACTGGTAAAGCTCCGGCCTCTGGTGGCCTTCCTCCTACCGCTCACAGAGTCGGGTCTAAGAGCTTGAACAGCTTGGCTATGGGCTTTGGTGGGGCTGGCGCCGCCCAGCAAGGGCTGGCTGACAGCTACCAGTCTGGAGGCGTCCCTACAGCCGTGCCAACCCTTGCACCTCCCGCTACAGTTGCTGCCACTGCTCCCAGGGCTGTGGCTCCACACAAGGATGCCTCCAGTGTCCGCAGCCCTCACCCTGTCATTCAGCCGCTGCAGGCCCCCCAGCCTGCAGTCCATGTCCAGCGTCAGGAGCCCCTGACTGCCTCCATGCTGGCCGCAGTGCCCCCCGaggaacagaagcagatgctGGGGGACCGTTTGTTTCCCCTGATCCAAACAATGCGTTCAAAGCTGGCAGGAAAAATTACCGGGATGCTGCTGGAACTCGACAACTCGGAGCTGCTGCGCATGCTCGAGTGCCCCGAGACCCTCCGTGCCAAGGTGGATGAAGCTGTGGAGGTCCTGAAGACTCATCGTGCCAAGACAGAAGCTGCCCAGAAGGTGGaggctgttgctgctgctaccTCTTAG